In Gulosibacter molinativorax, a single window of DNA contains:
- a CDS encoding helix-turn-helix domain-containing protein has protein sequence MSFHTVPWAWSVDGITPTQKLVLMGLASYADERNSCFPGQQLLADRAGVSTRTVRRALDDLEDKGLIQREQRRDNRGMRTSDRYVLNVSRKQVDILAASESHRTSETTSPDIDDSLTGHPCPGNYPENSKSELPVTPIVPTFDDFYSIYPLKKSKDAARRAWDKAIKRESPDVIMAGVRRFVADPNIPDKQFMKHPSTWLNGGCWADEPEAPRNNTMSPLERNMQAFNDIYGGGELAGSGSIQALDAGVR, from the coding sequence ATGAGCTTCCACACGGTCCCGTGGGCGTGGTCGGTCGACGGGATCACGCCCACCCAGAAGCTCGTGCTCATGGGCCTCGCGAGCTACGCCGATGAGCGCAACTCTTGCTTCCCAGGACAGCAGCTCTTGGCGGACCGTGCGGGGGTATCGACTCGCACGGTCCGCCGAGCCCTCGACGACCTCGAGGACAAGGGGCTGATCCAACGTGAACAGCGGCGTGACAACAGAGGGATGCGCACCTCTGACCGGTATGTGCTGAACGTCAGCAGAAAGCAAGTGGACATATTGGCCGCTAGTGAATCTCACCGGACATCTGAGACAACCTCACCGGACATTGACGACAGCCTCACCGGACACCCATGTCCTGGTAACTATCCAGAGAACAGTAAGAGTGAACTACCAGTAACCCCTATAGTCCCCACGTTCGACGACTTCTATTCGATCTACCCATTGAAGAAGTCGAAGGACGCTGCGCGTAGGGCATGGGATAAGGCGATCAAGCGGGAGTCTCCCGACGTAATCATGGCCGGTGTTCGTCGGTTCGTTGCTGACCCGAACATTCCCGACAAGCAGTTCATGAAGCACCCATCGACGTGGCTGAACGGGGGGTGCTGGGCGGATGAGCCAGAAGCGCCACGCAACAACACCATGTCGCCGCTCGAGCGGAACATGCAGGCGTTCAACGACATCTACGGAGGTGGTGAACTTGCAGGCTCAGGAAGCATTCAAGCTCTTGACGCTGGCGTCCGCTAG
- a CDS encoding AAA family ATPase: MIEHERTVIGAVLLDSRYIGDAMQAVTGGDFQDERLGRIFSGMVDMHGHGEPIDVLTVTPKLKAWDIRGIDPAELHEMVGEVPTASNVKHYAELVSQESLQRGVVKVATSMRDAAEGDPAQAIREAMQSLEGLQKRKSDDYEMLSVDDLLKVDVSHDWLVPGLIERQDRLMLTGFEGLGKSTLLQQLLFAVAAGVHPFRDWQSITPRKCLVIDAENTKRQWSRKTRGFVSAVSNLSAGGALSENLTVVPVPRFDITRPDELMRLHTMVDKVKPDVIMIGPLYRLTAGAIQTDDEAAPVLAALDTLRDRGIALLIEAHAGKATSKSGERKLSPRGSSALQGWPEFGLGLAPGKGNEVELVRWRGDREERMWPKRLVKSTTGLPFQEVS, translated from the coding sequence TTGATCGAACACGAACGCACTGTGATTGGTGCCGTCCTGCTCGACTCGAGGTATATCGGGGATGCGATGCAGGCCGTGACGGGGGGTGACTTCCAAGACGAACGTCTCGGGAGGATCTTCTCCGGCATGGTGGACATGCATGGTCATGGTGAGCCGATCGACGTGCTGACGGTCACGCCGAAGTTGAAGGCGTGGGACATTCGAGGGATCGACCCGGCCGAGCTGCACGAGATGGTGGGTGAAGTCCCCACTGCATCGAACGTGAAGCATTACGCGGAGCTCGTTTCTCAGGAGTCGCTACAGCGCGGCGTGGTGAAGGTCGCTACTTCCATGAGAGACGCGGCGGAGGGTGACCCGGCGCAGGCTATTCGCGAAGCGATGCAGTCTCTCGAGGGATTGCAGAAGCGGAAGTCTGACGACTACGAGATGCTCTCGGTCGACGATCTGCTGAAAGTGGATGTGTCGCATGACTGGCTCGTCCCTGGGCTGATCGAACGGCAAGACCGTCTGATGTTGACGGGCTTCGAGGGGCTCGGAAAGTCGACTCTGCTGCAGCAATTGCTTTTCGCTGTCGCTGCGGGGGTGCATCCGTTCCGGGATTGGCAGAGCATCACGCCTCGGAAGTGTCTGGTGATTGACGCGGAGAACACGAAGCGTCAATGGTCGCGCAAGACCAGGGGTTTCGTCTCGGCGGTGTCGAACCTCTCGGCAGGTGGGGCGCTATCGGAGAACCTCACGGTGGTTCCTGTCCCTCGTTTCGACATCACTCGACCGGATGAGCTGATGCGCTTGCACACGATGGTCGACAAGGTGAAGCCGGACGTGATCATGATCGGCCCGCTCTACCGACTGACTGCTGGTGCGATTCAGACAGACGACGAGGCCGCCCCGGTACTCGCTGCGCTCGACACGCTTCGAGACAGAGGCATTGCTCTGCTGATTGAGGCGCACGCGGGCAAGGCGACATCGAAGTCAGGCGAACGCAAGTTGTCACCTCGAGGTTCATCCGCGTTGCAGGGCTGGCCTGAGTTCGGCCTTGGGCTTGCACCTGGGAAAGGCAACGAAGTGGAACTTGTCCGCTGGCGTGGCGACCGCGAAGAGCGCATGTGGCCGAAGCGTCTCGTGAAATCAACTACTGGTCTGCCGTTTCAGGAGGTGTCATGA
- a CDS encoding ead/Ea22-like family protein, with protein MSDFDLSGLREIAEAATPGPWRQWNPATGPSHITIGGKVAFESLQSATRFADDEVIPHWCDATHIAAFDPETVLAMLDLIEEQAAGFETLRQLHRPVEIEPSGTICGECSMRLPNGKYFGRLEEWPCPTLQAIGESDD; from the coding sequence ATGTCTGATTTTGATTTGTCTGGGCTGCGAGAGATCGCGGAAGCGGCGACACCAGGACCGTGGAGGCAGTGGAACCCTGCTACGGGGCCATCACACATCACTATCGGCGGCAAAGTTGCGTTCGAGTCTTTGCAGAGCGCTACACGGTTCGCTGACGACGAGGTGATCCCGCATTGGTGCGACGCCACACATATCGCCGCGTTCGATCCTGAAACCGTGCTCGCCATGCTTGACCTCATCGAAGAGCAGGCCGCGGGCTTCGAGACACTACGGCAGTTGCATCGCCCTGTCGAGATTGAGCCAAGCGGAACAATCTGCGGAGAGTGCTCCATGAGGCTCCCCAACGGCAAGTATTTCGGGCGGCTAGAGGAATGGCCGTGCCCTACCCTGCAAGCGATAGGAGAGAGCGATGACTGA